A region of the Microcoleus sp. AS-A8 genome:
GGTCGCAGAGGACAATAAGGTCAATCAGCAGTTAGCCCTGCAATTGTTGGCACGGATGGGATACCGGGCGGATGTGGCGGGTAATGGACTCGAAGCCATTCAAGCCCTACGCCGTCAGACTTATGACCTCGTGTTTATGGATGTGCATATGCCTGAAATGGACGGATTGACAGCGACGCAACACATTTGTCAAGAATGGTCACCTGCTTTCCGCCCCAAAATTATCGCCATGACGGCTAATGCGATGCAAGGCGATCGCGACAAGTGCCTGAAGGCTGGAATGGACGACTATATTAGCAAGCCGATCCGAGTTGAGCAGCTAGTCCAATCTCTGAAGAAGTGTCAGCCTTGTGAGCAATCCCACAATTGTTGTCAGCTCGATCTGGAAAACTCTGATCCAATCCCAAACGGTGAGGAGGCTTTAATTCTTGAAGCCGCAATTGATCATACGGTTTTGCAAGCCTTTCGCAGTACGATGGGAGCCAACGCCTCGGTTTTCCTGAGGCAACTCATTGATATATACCTGGAAGAAACGCCATTATTGGTGCAAACCCTGATTATCTCTATGAGCCAAGCGGATGGGACGGCGATAAAACAGGCGGCTCATACTCTGAAATCGAGCAGCGCGTCCTTGGGAGCGATGGGTTTCTCTCAACTTTGTCAGGAGTTGGAGAGGCTGGGGGAATCTGGCACGACAACTGAGACAAAACACCTGCTTACCCAACTTCAAGCCGAGTATGAACGAGTCAAAACTGCTTTGCAACTAGAACGTCAGCGAACATAAGATCCTTTAGGTATAAACTTTCCCGTTTTTCCTTATGGCTCATGGAAAATTTATAATACATGAGCTGAACTACTTATCATCCTAAGGTTTATGAACTATTGGCTCTCTTCGTGTCCGGGAGTCACCAATCCTCAAGCTTTCAAGCGTCAGAGGAGCATTTATCTAGAAGGTAGAAATACGTAATACTAAAAATCCGTAAAAATACGGGCTATAAAAGTTTAAATATTTAGTAAATTTGAATCATTGGTCATTAATAACTAAACACCTGGATAACCATCGGTGTTGAATTTTCGCTGAATAACTCACGTCAATTGATACATCTGTGTTTTGTTAGAGCTTCAAGCTATTCGACCAATCTATCAAAAATTCGCATTACAGATTCAGTTTTATCTTAGAAGGAATTAGGTGGCGCTATGAATAAAACATTAGAGAGCTTAAGTAAAAACACCAATACTCAACAGCATTCGGCTCTGATTCTGATAGCAGATGATGATCGATTTACAAGGATGCTCCTGCGTCAAATTATGGAAGAAGAAGGGTATCAGGTACAAGAAGTGGCAGATGGCGAACAGTGCCTCTCGGCTTATAGAGAGCTACAACCCGATATGGTGCTCCTGGATGCGATGATGCCCGTGATGGATGGCTTTACATGCTGCAACCAACTGCAAACTCAAGCCGGGAGTGACCGCATCCCTGTGTTAATGATCACTGGACTGAACGACCAGGCATCTGTGGATTGGGCATTTGAAGCCGGTGCTACAGATTTTGTCACGAAGCCGATTCATCCACCCGTACTGCGTCGGCGCGTTCGGCGTCTCCTCGAAGCGAGTTGGGCAGAAAAAGCATTGTGGGAGAGCGAAAAAAAGTATCGCTCGGTGGTAGAAAACGTGAGAGAAGTGATCTTCCAGACCAACGCTTCTGGGGACTGGACATTTCTCAATCCGGCTTGGACAACTTTTACGGGCTTCACGGTTGAAGAGAGCCTGGGAACCAGCTTTCTAAATTACGTCCACCCTAATGACCAACTGATATCAAGGGAATTGTGGCAGTCACTCATTAAAGGTAGACAAGAGTCTTGTCGGCACGAAATGAGATTTTTAACAAAAGCTGGTCAGATTTTTTGGGCAGAAATACATGCTCACTCAACTCTGATTACTGATGGAGCCGTTACTGGGCTTTCCGGCATCCTCCAGGACATAACGAAGCGTCGGCAAGCCGAAGCCTTGGAACAAGAAACCCTCAGACTGGAAGGCGAAATTTTGGAGCAGAGACGCGCAGAGGAAATGATTCGTCGCACCCTGGAAAAGCAAAAAGAATTAGGGGAACTTAAATCTCGTGTCATTACGACTATCTCCCATGAATTTCGTACTCCCTTAACCACGATTATGGGTTCTACTGAATTACTCAAACATTATGGTCAGACCTGGTCAGAAGAGAAAAAGCTGAAACATTTCCAGCGAATTGAGTATGCTGTTGAGCAGATCACTAAATTACTCAATGATGTAATTCTTATCGGTCAAACCGAGGCGGGAGAACTAGAGGTTAATCCCACCAAACTGGATGTAGAAGTGATAACACGCGAGATTTTCGAGGAGTTACAACACGGTTGGGAAAGCCAGTCGGTAGGAAACAAAAGAATAGTTCCAACTATTGTTTTTTCGAGCCAGGTAGACGAGGCTCAAGCGCAGTTGGATGGGAAATTGATGCGGCAAATTCTGACCCATTTAGTCTCCAATGCAGTCAAATATTCTCCTCAGAGCAAGAAAGTTTGTGTAGACTTAGTGTCTCAACAAGGTCAGGCTATTTTCCGGATTCAGGATGAAGGTATTGGTATTCCTGCGGAAGATCAAGAGCGAGTGTTTGAAACTTTCTATCGAGCCAGCAATGCAGGCACAATTCAGGGGACGGGGTTAGGGCTTGCGATCGCCAAAAAATGTGTAGACTTGCTTGGGGGCCAAATAACCTTAGAAAGTGAAGTAGACGTCGGAACAACGGTTAC
Encoded here:
- a CDS encoding response regulator, which translates into the protein MNKTLESLSKNTNTQQHSALILIADDDRFTRMLLRQIMEEEGYQVQEVADGEQCLSAYRELQPDMVLLDAMMPVMDGFTCCNQLQTQAGSDRIPVLMITGLNDQASVDWAFEAGATDFVTKPIHPPVLRRRVRRLLEASWAEKALWESEKKYRSVVENVREVIFQTNASGDWTFLNPAWTTFTGFTVEESLGTSFLNYVHPNDQLISRELWQSLIKGRQESCRHEMRFLTKAGQIFWAEIHAHSTLITDGAVTGLSGILQDITKRRQAEALEQETLRLEGEILEQRRAEEMIRRTLEKQKELGELKSRVITTISHEFRTPLTTIMGSTELLKHYGQTWSEEKKLKHFQRIEYAVEQITKLLNDVILIGQTEAGELEVNPTKLDVEVITREIFEELQHGWESQSVGNKRIVPTIVFSSQVDEAQAQLDGKLMRQILTHLVSNAVKYSPQSKKVCVDLVSQQGQAIFRIQDEGIGIPAEDQERVFETFYRASNAGTIQGTGLGLAIAKKCVDLLGGQITLESEVDVGTTVTVILPLNPM